The Candidatus Palauibacter australiensis genome contains the following window.
CGGACGAGGCGTTCTTCGTCCTCGAGGGTACGCTCCGCATCGACCTCCCCGACGGCGCCGTCGAGATCGGCCCCGGCGAACTCTACGTCGTCCCCCGCGGCGTGAAGCACCGCCCGGTCGCCGAGGAGGAAGTGAAGCTGCTGCTCGTCGAACCCCGCGGCGTCGTGAACACCGGCGACGAGCACGGCGACCTCACCGCCGAATCGGACGTC
Protein-coding sequences here:
- a CDS encoding cupin domain-containing protein translates to MKEAVNLEEKFGRLPDYWQPRVVAELNDYLFKIARVKGEFVWHDHADTDEAFFVLEGTLRIDLPDGAVEIGPGELYVVPRGVKHRPVAEEEVKLLLVEPRGVVNTGDEHGDLTAESDVWI